The DNA region ACATCGGATTTAGACGTTACAAATGTCACTTGAATTGGTTTTGGCTGTCCTGTACGCTTCAATTGAGGATGCGATATAAGACGGAGCAGGCGCTTTTCCTGAAAGGAGGATGCGATGCGATCCATGCGTAACGTGAAGGTGGAGGATGCCATTGTCCACATATTGGAGATCAAGGAGGGGAGAAAGGTCATTTCCGAGCGCCCTGTTCCCCTTTTGAACAACCCAAACCTATCCGGGTACTTTGAAGACCTGATCGTGAAAGCCAGCGAGGACAAGTCGGCGCGGGCGGCGGTCTTTTCCATCTCTGAATCGATCCCCAATGAGCCGTTCGAGATATGTGCCGGCATGTTCGGTTCCACAGCCGTCTTCGCGAGAGGGTCTCAGGCGCTGGGTGAGACGTTCTATACCATGATGAAAAATGACGGACGCATCGGCGATGGCGACTTGGTGGTGTGCCGCTTTACCGCCGAGACCGATTCCGGCAGGGGCAAATTCCTCGGCATCATGAAACTGAACCCCATCGGCGCGTTCCGCAATGTCGAAAGAGGGCGGGGGGATGCGGGCGGAATGTATGTTGACCTTGAGATCGATCCCTTTGTATTCCCCAAAGATATGGATGTGCTTCAAAAGGTTGCCTTTATATCCCAACCTTCCGTGGAAGATGCAGCGCCGGACATCCTGATCCTCGATACGCAGGACCCAAACAAGGAGGTCGCCCAGTTCTTTCAGGAATATCTGGATGTGGTGCTGGTGCGCGACACCGCCGAAAAGACCCTGATTCTGTATAGATGCTTGATCCAAAGCCTGAACGACCAACGAAAAGCGTTGAGTCCCGCGCTGGATAAATATCTTGGCAACGAGATCTACAATATCTTTACCCGCAAGGGATCCTTTAACATGTTTCAATGGGTGGACGACCTGAAGAAGGGCAGCCAAAAGGTAAAGGATGCCTTCAAGCAGGCTCTGAAGAACGAATTCGGGCAGGAAAAGAAGATCATGCTCGACCTCACACTGGTGGAGCGGCACCTCAACCGGCGCACCTTCAAGGGGCAGCTGGCTTCGCGCTTCTCTATGGAGACCGCCATCTATGACGATATCGTTCAAAGTGTGCAGTTTGTGAAGGGCAAGCCCAACGAGCCGGAGCATTTCATCGTAACCATCAACACCTCTACATGGCGCGAGGAGATCAAGTAGCTGTGTTCGAAGATGCGATCGAAGCGCTGGAGCAATTTGCCAACGCGCTCGGGTTCGACCCAAAGCGGCTGCCCGAATGCGAAAAGATCGACAAGGTGCGCCTTGAGCGGTATGATCTGCCGATCCCGCAGGCATTAAAACTCGAACTGCGCCACTTCGAACGTCTGACGGAGGCGTTTGATGGGTGTTTCCTTTGCCAGTTCGCCTTGCACGAGGAAGACCTGAAGGACGGAGACGAAGATGCGGTGGTCCTGACCGTGAAGCGGGGGATTACCGGGTCGGATGTGAAGGCGTTTCATGAACGGATTCGGGAGGCGGGCTCGGTCGAGTATCTCTTTCAACTGGACAAGGGAAAACTGCTCGAAAAGGAAGGCATTTCCGCGCCTGATATAAACCATTCGTTATACCTGTTCCCCGTCGCGTTGACCCGCCTTCTTAAAGGAGAGACGCCGGACGGTGAGCCTTGCAGCGTGCGCGAGAGCTTGAAGGTGCTGGAGGAGACCCTGTGGCACATGGACTTGCAGGATGAAGAGGATATCCCGTCGGATGCCATCCTGCCGAAAGCCGTGATCCTTGTGCCGGGATATGACATCCTGCTCAATGGCGACCATCTCGCTCTGTTTGGCGGGACGCATTTCGACAAGTGGCGCAATGCCGTGCCGACGAGGCGCTTCCCCGTCTGGCGCGTGATGCGCATCCATGAGCGCCGCAGGGAGAGCGTAAGCTGGGATGAGGGCTGGCTCGATCACCTGACGCCGCCGATGCTGAAGATAAGGGATGGTATCTGGGCGGATGGCGACCCGTTGACTGTCGCGCTTCAGACCCACCTGTTCAACCTGATCGTCCTGTTCACCGCCAACCGTATCGCCGGCAGCAAAGCAGACTGGACCGCCACCTATTCCGATTCCGCCCTTGGCACAAGGGATGTGGTGCTGCATTCCCCCGCGCAAAAAACGATTCCCCCGCAAGCGCTTGCACGCGTCAACCAGCTTTATGATGCGTTCACCTGGGCGTATTTTTCGCGCTGGGTGCGTGACCGGCTCTCCTTTGTACAGAGTTCCTTCGCGCAGGAATTGCTGCGCAGTCCGCGCGAGGATGCCTGTGTGCTTCTTCTCGAACGGGCGGGAGGGCTGAACACCAGCCTGAACCGCCATTGGGACCGCTTCATCCAAAAGCAGTTGAAAGCCTATTCGGAGGAGGAGCAGAAGTTGGAGGAGGCGGTGGTCAAGACCATCGATTCGTTCGCCGAACAGGTGGCGGCGATCTTCAAATCCGTATCGGATGCGATGCTGGCAGCCATTGCCGCGCTGTTGGGTTCTT from Anaerolineales bacterium includes:
- a CDS encoding nucleoid-associated protein, with the protein product MRNVKVEDAIVHILEIKEGRKVISERPVPLLNNPNLSGYFEDLIVKASEDKSARAAVFSISESIPNEPFEICAGMFGSTAVFARGSQALGETFYTMMKNDGRIGDGDLVVCRFTAETDSGRGKFLGIMKLNPIGAFRNVERGRGDAGGMYVDLEIDPFVFPKDMDVLQKVAFISQPSVEDAAPDILILDTQDPNKEVAQFFQEYLDVVLVRDTAEKTLILYRCLIQSLNDQRKALSPALDKYLGNEIYNIFTRKGSFNMFQWVDDLKKGSQKVKDAFKQALKNEFGQEKKIMLDLTLVERHLNRRTFKGQLASRFSMETAIYDDIVQSVQFVKGKPNEPEHFIVTINTSTWREEIK